The following proteins are co-located in the Chryseobacterium daecheongense genome:
- a CDS encoding polysaccharide deacetylase family protein: protein MKHYSMILFYIFCNVFIYAFHGSFWVYVFCFLLFSAFVVWGSFDIKLGYFVNSITHKKTKVKEVALTFDDGPTEFTPQFLDLLQEHHIKATFFCIGKQIEKYPDTFKRIIAEGHNIGNHTYTHSNSTGFLPTAKMTDEIAKCDEIIASVGNTTTVLYRPPFGVTNPSIAKAIKRNGKISIGWNVRSLDTVIEDERKIYKRITSKIKPGSIVLLHDTSEKTYRVLVDLLLFLKDKKYSAFTIDSIIKSNKK, encoded by the coding sequence ATGAAGCATTATTCAATGATCCTGTTTTATATATTCTGTAATGTATTTATTTATGCATTTCACGGGAGCTTTTGGGTATATGTATTCTGCTTTTTGCTTTTTTCGGCATTTGTGGTTTGGGGTTCCTTTGATATTAAGCTGGGCTATTTTGTGAATAGCATTACCCATAAAAAAACAAAAGTTAAAGAGGTTGCCCTTACTTTTGATGACGGACCGACTGAGTTTACACCTCAATTTTTAGATCTGCTTCAGGAACATCACATCAAAGCAACATTTTTTTGTATTGGAAAACAAATTGAGAAATATCCTGATACGTTCAAAAGGATTATTGCCGAAGGTCATAACATTGGAAACCATACGTATACCCATTCTAACTCAACGGGTTTTCTACCGACAGCAAAAATGACTGATGAAATAGCAAAATGTGATGAAATAATTGCTTCTGTGGGAAACACCACAACCGTATTATACAGGCCTCCATTTGGAGTGACCAATCCTTCCATAGCTAAAGCAATTAAAAGAAACGGAAAAATAAGTATCGGCTGGAATGTACGATCGCTGGACACCGTTATAGAAGATGAAAGGAAAATCTACAAAAGGATTACATCTAAAATAAAACCCGGCAGCATTGTGCTTCTTCACGACACTTCAGAAAAGACCTATCGTGTTTTGGTAGATTTATTGCTATTTTTGAAGGATAAAAAGTATTCTGCTTTTACTATTGATTCAATTATAAAATCAAATAAAAAATGA
- a CDS encoding outer membrane lipoprotein carrier protein LolA gives MIKNIAFGAFLLVSGFFFAQNTAMTGTEAKAFVTKVSSETQQIKTLQSDFTQTKKMDFLDKNIVTYGKMSLKSPNMLSWKYTKPYQYSIVFKENKIFINDQGKKSSVDAKSKTFEKINKLIVGSSNGKMFSDPEFIVTYFKSSAYNIAKFTPKSAQLLKYIKQIELYFPKNESTVAQVNMLEASGDTTNIVFKNTKINAPISASEFSL, from the coding sequence ATGATTAAAAATATTGCTTTCGGAGCATTTTTATTGGTTTCAGGTTTCTTTTTTGCTCAAAACACAGCAATGACAGGAACCGAGGCAAAGGCGTTTGTAACGAAGGTATCATCTGAAACACAACAAATCAAAACTTTGCAGAGCGACTTTACCCAAACCAAAAAAATGGATTTCCTGGATAAGAACATTGTCACCTATGGTAAGATGTCTCTTAAATCGCCCAATATGCTAAGCTGGAAATACACCAAGCCTTATCAATACAGCATTGTTTTTAAGGAAAATAAGATCTTTATCAATGATCAGGGGAAGAAATCCTCTGTTGATGCAAAAAGTAAAACATTTGAAAAAATTAACAAACTTATTGTAGGAAGCTCCAATGGAAAAATGTTTAGTGATCCCGAATTCATCGTCACTTACTTCAAAAGTTCTGCTTACAATATTGCAAAATTTACTCCTAAATCTGCTCAGCTCCTGAAGTACATCAAACAGATCGAGCTATATTTTCCTAAAAATGAATCCACCGTTGCCCAGGTCAATATGCTGGAAGCATCAGGAGATACGACGAATATAGTTTTCAAAAACACAAAGATCAATGCCCCGATTTCTGCATCAGAGTTTTCTTTATAG
- a CDS encoding 3-hydroxyacyl-ACP dehydratase, whose translation MQTILTDFYTLKSYDKAENGSFVAHIRLNSDHEIFKGHFPGNPVTPGVCMMQIVKELTEEITGSKLFLKTASNVKFMAIINPFETPDLTVQLDINEGEDEIKVKNTTLFGETIALKMSVHYKR comes from the coding sequence ATGCAAACCATTCTTACAGACTTTTATACTCTAAAATCGTACGACAAAGCGGAAAACGGAAGCTTCGTTGCCCATATCAGATTAAACAGTGATCACGAAATTTTTAAGGGACACTTCCCGGGAAATCCGGTTACGCCCGGAGTGTGCATGATGCAAATTGTAAAAGAACTTACAGAAGAGATCACCGGTTCAAAGTTGTTCTTAAAAACAGCTTCCAATGTGAAGTTTATGGCCATCATTAATCCTTTTGAAACACCCGACCTTACTGTACAGCTCGATATTAATGAAGGAGAAGATGAGATTAAAGTAAAGAACACGACTTTATTTGGCGAGACTATTGCATTAAAGATGTCTGTACATTATAAAAGATAG
- a CDS encoding DUF2062 domain-containing protein yields MTLPEVQNTISEKKICILIPTYNNERTLARVIDGVLEYTSNIIVVNDGSTDSTAQILNGYPQITVITLQENKGKGNGLRTGFRKAKESGFHYAITIDSDGQHYPDDIPVFTEALIKEKEDVLLIGNRNMSQDGIPKKSSFGNRFSNFWFWFETGIKLEDTQSGYRLYPLLKIPKKYFTPKFEFEIEVIVRSAWRHIPVKNVPVKVLYDPAERVSHFRPFKDFTRISILNTILVTITLFYIIPRNFINNFRKKSLKKFIKEDVLESDGSNRTKAFSVALGVFIGLSPFWGFQTLLVISLSVLFKLNKVLAFVASNISLPPLIPFIIAISLFIGAPFVHGESNVFNQELNFDLVKNNLLQYVIGSMILASTASAISGAAVYLFLNKVNPE; encoded by the coding sequence ATGACCCTTCCTGAAGTACAAAATACAATTTCCGAAAAGAAAATCTGTATTTTAATTCCCACCTACAACAATGAAAGAACACTGGCAAGAGTTATTGATGGTGTTTTAGAATATACTTCAAACATTATTGTGGTCAATGACGGATCCACGGATTCCACAGCTCAGATACTGAACGGCTATCCGCAAATTACAGTCATTACACTTCAGGAAAATAAAGGTAAAGGAAACGGCTTAAGAACAGGTTTCAGAAAAGCAAAAGAATCAGGATTTCATTACGCTATAACAATAGATTCTGATGGCCAGCATTACCCGGATGACATTCCGGTTTTTACAGAAGCCCTTATCAAAGAAAAAGAAGATGTTTTGCTCATCGGTAACCGAAATATGTCTCAAGACGGAATTCCTAAGAAAAGCAGCTTTGGAAACAGGTTTTCTAATTTCTGGTTTTGGTTTGAAACAGGTATTAAATTAGAAGATACCCAATCTGGCTACCGTCTGTATCCATTACTAAAGATCCCCAAGAAATATTTTACCCCAAAATTTGAGTTTGAGATTGAAGTTATTGTAAGATCTGCATGGCGGCATATTCCTGTTAAGAATGTCCCTGTTAAGGTTCTATATGATCCTGCAGAACGGGTTTCTCATTTCAGGCCATTTAAAGATTTTACCCGGATAAGTATCCTGAATACCATTCTTGTTACGATTACCCTTTTCTACATTATTCCAAGAAATTTTATTAATAATTTCCGTAAGAAAAGTCTCAAAAAGTTCATTAAAGAGGATGTGCTTGAAAGTGATGGCAGTAACAGAACGAAAGCTTTTTCCGTTGCATTAGGTGTATTTATCGGGCTGTCACCTTTTTGGGGATTTCAGACACTGCTTGTTATTTCCTTATCAGTATTATTTAAATTAAATAAGGTGTTGGCTTTTGTCGCATCCAATATAAGCTTACCTCCCCTTATTCCTTTTATCATAGCAATCTCTTTATTTATCGGAGCTCCTTTCGTACATGGTGAAAGCAATGTTTTTAACCAGGAATTAAATTTCGATCTGGTAAAGAATAACCTCCTTCAATATGTTATCGGCAGTATGATCCTTGCAAGCACAGCATCTGCTATTTCAGGTGCTGCAGTCTATCTTTTTCTTAATAAAGTAAATCCTGAATAA
- a CDS encoding FG-GAP-like repeat-containing protein, with protein sequence MRKNLSLFILLFNITWGIAQLTCASALNVVLGTNTAPVITGTAATTACNIGLPGTAGLWYKYTATQDRSVTVSTVITGQNVDTREIIFKGTCGALTCVTANDDFLGNASQVTFTAQAGTTYYIVFDNKWSSSGFNFTVSETAPLVNRVSFTPQSGNVYGTYNNCVVDMNGDYLDDIVSVLSNTQIAISYQQPGGTFNPVTYNVPNTTVTPSWSIAAGDYDNNGFNDLIYGSGNGICFLKANADGTGYTSDRKPQTFLTQRTNFIDINKDGKLDAFVCDDNAPNRFYLNDGTNMNHNQGGLGDFPSGGNYGSIWIDYDNDGDMDLYIAKCSGGGSGPGGNVDELHRNNGDGTFTNVAVAANMANPTQTWSSAWGDFNNDGWMDAIIGINSTSNGLSRVMKNNGNGTFTDVSAGSGYDIISNLSREYVAYDFDNDGFLDVLGAGNTIMFGNGNFQFTPNLNPYSLDFNKRPIGDLNNDGFLDIQSGQTIMINDGNSNHWLKVTLRGTQSNRNGIGARVEIYGEWGKQIRDVQSGVGFMNMNTLNVHFGIGQATTIGKVVVKWPSGLVDVISNVTPDTTLHVVEGTHLDVKEVQNTQELLTVYPNPSADLLNFKSNADFVPVEARLFDASGRIALQTKVERNTISIKQLNTGTYILVLLDKNGKLYSQKVTKK encoded by the coding sequence ATGAGAAAAAATTTATCCCTTTTTATTTTGTTATTCAATATAACCTGGGGAATTGCACAATTAACGTGTGCTTCTGCATTGAATGTGGTGCTGGGAACAAATACAGCACCTGTAATTACCGGAACTGCAGCTACTACGGCATGTAATATCGGACTGCCTGGTACAGCCGGATTATGGTACAAATATACCGCGACCCAGGATAGGAGTGTTACCGTCTCAACAGTCATTACAGGACAAAATGTTGATACCCGGGAGATTATATTTAAAGGCACCTGCGGAGCATTGACCTGTGTAACGGCGAATGATGATTTTTTAGGAAACGCTTCTCAGGTAACATTTACAGCACAGGCCGGCACAACATATTATATTGTTTTTGATAATAAGTGGTCCAGTTCAGGATTCAATTTCACGGTATCTGAAACGGCTCCGCTTGTCAACAGGGTGTCTTTTACCCCGCAGTCCGGTAATGTTTATGGTACTTATAATAATTGTGTAGTAGATATGAACGGGGATTATCTGGATGATATTGTATCTGTTTTGAGTAACACGCAGATTGCAATCTCCTACCAGCAGCCTGGAGGAACTTTTAATCCGGTTACCTATAACGTTCCCAACACCACAGTTACCCCTAGCTGGAGCATAGCAGCTGGAGACTATGACAATAACGGATTTAATGATCTGATATATGGTTCGGGAAATGGCATTTGTTTTTTAAAGGCCAATGCAGATGGAACGGGGTACACTTCTGACAGAAAACCCCAAACATTCCTGACACAGCGTACCAATTTTATAGATATTAATAAAGATGGAAAGCTTGATGCTTTTGTATGTGATGATAATGCGCCGAACCGGTTCTATTTGAATGATGGTACTAATATGAACCATAACCAGGGAGGATTGGGAGATTTTCCTTCAGGAGGTAATTATGGTTCTATCTGGATTGATTATGATAATGACGGAGATATGGATCTTTATATTGCAAAATGCAGTGGTGGTGGTTCAGGGCCAGGAGGAAACGTAGATGAGCTGCACCGGAATAATGGTGATGGAACGTTTACGAATGTGGCAGTGGCAGCTAATATGGCGAATCCTACACAGACATGGTCCTCTGCATGGGGGGATTTTAATAACGACGGCTGGATGGATGCTATCATTGGGATAAATTCTACCTCAAACGGGTTGAGCAGAGTCATGAAAAATAATGGTAACGGCACCTTTACTGATGTATCTGCAGGCTCCGGATATGATATTATAAGCAATCTAAGCAGGGAATATGTGGCCTATGATTTTGATAATGACGGATTCCTCGATGTATTGGGAGCTGGAAATACAATTATGTTTGGCAATGGAAACTTCCAATTCACTCCTAACCTTAATCCTTATAGTCTTGACTTTAACAAGCGTCCAATAGGTGATCTGAATAACGATGGTTTCCTGGACATTCAAAGTGGACAAACGATCATGATTAATGACGGAAATTCTAATCACTGGTTAAAAGTGACATTGAGGGGAACCCAGAGTAACAGAAATGGAATCGGGGCAAGAGTTGAGATTTACGGAGAATGGGGTAAACAGATTCGGGATGTGCAAAGTGGGGTAGGTTTTATGAATATGAATACTCTTAATGTTCATTTTGGAATCGGGCAAGCAACAACGATCGGAAAAGTGGTCGTAAAATGGCCTTCCGGATTGGTAGATGTTATTAGTAATGTTACCCCGGATACAACATTGCATGTTGTGGAAGGAACACATCTTGATGTGAAGGAAGTGCAAAATACACAAGAACTGCTGACAGTTTATCCTAATCCGAGTGCGGACCTTTTAAATTTCAAATCCAACGCCGATTTCGTTCCGGTGGAGGCCAGATTATTTGATGCAAGCGGTAGAATAGCTTTGCAGACAAAAGTTGAAAGAAATACAATATCGATTAAACAGCTGAACACAGGTACTTATATTCTCGTGTTATTAGATAAGAATGGCAAATTATATTCGCAGAAAGTAACTAAAAAATAG
- a CDS encoding C45 family autoproteolytic acyltransferase/hydrolase encodes MVDICKIVCSLLCTITLVSCGIQKSIHHLPEVKQYALEVPKVERINDSTFSFNQNYLTKNRQQLWELYIKGNPLQLGYNNGALTKDLMQKQEAIFFSKVEGFVPSNFKQKLLRGFLKWYNRKMYLNVREDYQAELYGLSRYSSDQYNFIAPRYLRSLYLHGAHDIGHAMQDLALVGCSSLAVWNDNTEDGDLLIGRNFDFYVGDDFAKNKLVEFIEPEEGIPYMSISWPGMIGVVSGMNKEGITVTINAGKSKIPLTAKTPISLVTREILQYAKNIDEAIGIAKKRKVFVSESILVGSANDKDAVIIEVSPNNFGVYRVQNSSGIVCTNHFQSEPYKDDKKNRKHILESHSGYRYEKIQELLQENKKLNPEKMASILRDRSGLKGEKIGYGNEKALNQLLAHHAVIFSPQKKLVWVSSNPYQLGEFVCYDLNRIFSADRLKSGEFAVSSLNISKDPFLDSREFKNYEEYKKLHNQIDDASERTGEMLSEDWIRHYQSLNPDFWLVYYQTGKYYLSKKDFYKAKAAFEKALTKEITTVPDKRKVEKYLRKSDRKLN; translated from the coding sequence ATTGTTGATATCTGTAAGATAGTATGCTCGCTCTTATGCACTATTACGCTCGTCTCATGTGGTATCCAAAAATCCATACATCATCTTCCTGAAGTAAAACAATATGCTTTGGAAGTTCCCAAAGTAGAGAGGATTAACGATTCTACCTTTAGTTTTAATCAGAATTATTTAACAAAGAACCGGCAGCAGCTTTGGGAATTATATATCAAGGGAAATCCTTTACAGTTGGGATACAATAATGGTGCATTGACGAAAGACCTGATGCAGAAGCAGGAAGCCATTTTTTTCTCTAAGGTAGAAGGATTTGTACCATCCAATTTTAAGCAAAAATTACTACGAGGATTTCTAAAATGGTATAACAGGAAGATGTACCTGAATGTAAGGGAAGATTATCAGGCTGAACTATACGGATTGTCCCGTTACTCCTCTGATCAGTACAACTTTATTGCTCCAAGGTATTTAAGAAGCCTATATCTTCATGGAGCTCATGATATTGGCCACGCCATGCAGGATCTTGCTTTGGTGGGATGCAGCTCTCTGGCAGTTTGGAATGATAATACGGAAGATGGAGACCTGCTGATTGGTAGAAATTTTGATTTTTATGTTGGAGACGATTTTGCAAAAAATAAGCTTGTAGAATTTATAGAACCTGAAGAAGGTATTCCCTATATGTCTATCAGCTGGCCCGGAATGATCGGGGTGGTTTCCGGAATGAATAAAGAAGGAATCACGGTGACCATCAACGCAGGGAAATCCAAAATTCCCTTAACCGCAAAAACCCCAATATCTCTTGTAACCAGGGAGATTTTGCAGTATGCTAAAAATATTGATGAAGCCATTGGTATTGCTAAAAAAAGAAAGGTTTTCGTTTCAGAATCTATATTGGTAGGAAGCGCCAATGATAAAGATGCAGTGATAATTGAAGTTTCTCCCAACAACTTTGGAGTTTACCGGGTTCAGAATTCAAGTGGTATTGTTTGTACCAATCATTTTCAATCCGAGCCTTATAAAGATGATAAGAAAAACAGGAAACATATTCTGGAAAGCCATTCAGGATATCGATATGAAAAAATTCAGGAGCTTCTTCAGGAGAACAAAAAATTAAATCCGGAAAAAATGGCTTCGATTCTCAGGGACAGATCAGGTTTAAAAGGTGAAAAAATAGGATATGGAAATGAAAAAGCCCTTAACCAGCTGCTGGCTCATCATGCCGTCATATTTTCACCTCAGAAGAAATTAGTCTGGGTTTCTTCTAATCCTTATCAGTTGGGCGAATTTGTTTGTTATGATTTAAACAGGATATTTTCCGCAGATCGTTTGAAATCCGGAGAATTTGCTGTTTCCAGCCTCAATATATCTAAAGACCCTTTCTTAGACTCCCGGGAATTTAAAAATTATGAAGAATACAAAAAGCTTCATAACCAGATAGATGATGCTTCAGAACGTACGGGAGAAATGCTGTCAGAAGATTGGATCCGGCATTATCAATCCTTAAACCCTGATTTCTGGCTTGTTTATTACCAGACGGGAAAGTATTATCTCAGTAAGAAAGACTTTTATAAGGCAAAGGCAGCTTTCGAAAAAGCTCTGACGAAAGAAATCACTACTGTCCCGGACAAAAGAAAAGTTGAAAAATATCTGAGAAAATCCGATAGAAAATTGAATTAA
- a CDS encoding NAD(P)/FAD-dependent oxidoreductase has product MKKEYDILVIGSGLGGLVSALILAKEGLKVCVLEKNNQYGGNLQTFSRNKLIFDTGVHYLGGLSKGQNLNRFFSYLEIMDDLEIQQMDLNGFDKITFDGDDTEYPHAQGYENFVFQLSRFFPHEKENLERYCEGVQYVCNHFPRYNVVGKDHYNEEILHLNTRRFIESITSDKKLQAILLGSNFLYGGDSEKTPFYVHALTVNSCIQSAYKCVKGGSQISKLLIRKLREYGADVHKHSEVSEMIFNEDVLVAVRTKTGKEYAAKKFISNMEIRSTLKLINEKRLRKSFLNRVLSWEPISSCFSVYIVLKPGIISYFNHNIYHYSYSEQVWNAYQYKNETWPETYMLSSTPSKHHPEFAESMTAITYMDFDEVKKWEKTVNTVTDEYERGKEYEKFKQEKANRMIDALEKKIPDLRQSIKHIYTSSPLSYRDYIGSFEGNMYGYIKSSETPLKTMVSPRTKIDNLFLTGQTVNMHGILGVTIGAFNTCAEIVGKELIDDRLKKMDTKSDKES; this is encoded by the coding sequence TTGAAAAAAGAATATGACATACTTGTAATCGGCAGCGGTTTAGGAGGTCTTGTTTCGGCTTTGATTTTAGCGAAAGAAGGTCTTAAGGTATGTGTATTGGAGAAAAACAATCAGTACGGAGGTAATCTACAGACCTTTTCCCGTAATAAACTTATTTTCGATACCGGTGTTCATTATCTTGGAGGGCTTTCAAAAGGCCAGAACCTGAACCGTTTTTTTTCCTATCTGGAAATTATGGATGATCTGGAAATCCAGCAAATGGATCTAAACGGATTTGATAAAATAACTTTTGACGGAGATGATACAGAATATCCTCATGCGCAGGGTTATGAGAACTTTGTTTTTCAATTATCCCGTTTCTTTCCTCATGAAAAAGAAAATCTTGAAAGATACTGTGAGGGAGTACAATACGTCTGTAATCATTTCCCCAGATATAATGTGGTTGGAAAAGACCATTACAATGAGGAGATCCTTCACCTCAATACCCGGAGATTCATAGAATCAATTACTTCTGATAAGAAGTTGCAGGCCATATTATTAGGGTCTAATTTTCTGTATGGCGGAGATTCTGAAAAGACCCCGTTTTATGTGCATGCACTTACCGTTAATTCCTGTATTCAGAGTGCTTATAAATGTGTGAAAGGAGGAAGCCAGATTTCCAAGTTGCTCATCCGCAAATTACGGGAATATGGTGCAGATGTTCACAAGCATTCTGAAGTCTCTGAAATGATCTTTAATGAGGATGTTTTGGTTGCCGTAAGGACTAAAACAGGAAAGGAATATGCTGCTAAAAAGTTTATTTCCAACATGGAAATCCGTTCTACTCTAAAGCTGATCAATGAGAAAAGACTAAGAAAATCTTTTCTTAACAGGGTTTTAAGCTGGGAGCCTATTTCTTCCTGCTTCAGTGTCTATATTGTTCTGAAGCCGGGAATTATATCCTATTTTAATCACAACATCTACCATTATTCTTACAGTGAACAGGTTTGGAATGCTTATCAGTATAAGAATGAAACCTGGCCTGAGACGTATATGCTAAGCTCCACGCCATCGAAGCATCATCCTGAATTTGCAGAAAGTATGACAGCAATTACTTATATGGATTTTGATGAGGTGAAAAAATGGGAGAAAACAGTCAATACAGTAACGGATGAGTATGAAAGAGGAAAAGAATATGAAAAGTTCAAGCAGGAAAAAGCCAACAGGATGATTGATGCGCTGGAAAAGAAAATTCCGGATCTCAGACAATCGATTAAACATATATACACCTCTTCACCGCTTTCTTATCGTGATTATATAGGAAGTTTTGAAGGAAATATGTACGGATATATAAAAAGTTCTGAAACCCCTTTGAAAACAATGGTTTCACCAAGGACTAAAATTGATAATCTCTTTTTAACCGGACAGACTGTTAATATGCATGGTATTTTAGGCGTGACCATAGGTGCTTTTAATACCTGTGCCGAGATTGTAGGGAAAGAACTTATTGATGATCGTTTGAAAAAAATGGATACAAAGAGTGACAAAGAGAGTTAA
- a CDS encoding lipid A biosynthesis acyltransferase has product MNKWKGKSKGTISGYKIFVYCIRNIGIRSSYFVLYFVATYYFLFLRKSNQYIFYYFNKRLKYNFWKSKIAVFKSYFTFGKVLIDKTAISVGLRDRFTYEFDGIQNLKDLLNEKKGGVLISAHIGNFEIAEHFFADIDFDCQINLVTTDQEVTAIKEYMDSIAVKKSNIKFIYVKDDMSHIFDINTALSKNELICFTGDRYFEGSKFLETELLGKSAKFPAGPFLIASRLGVPVVYVYVMKEKNLHYHLYARVAHVKKRDAQGLLNSYVENLENMIKKYPLQWFNYFDFWDDIN; this is encoded by the coding sequence ATGAACAAGTGGAAAGGTAAGTCTAAAGGAACAATATCAGGATATAAGATATTTGTTTACTGTATTAGAAATATCGGCATCAGAAGTTCATATTTTGTGCTTTATTTTGTAGCAACCTATTACTTTCTGTTTCTAAGAAAGAGTAATCAGTATATCTTTTATTACTTCAACAAAAGATTAAAGTATAATTTCTGGAAGTCAAAAATCGCTGTATTTAAAAGTTACTTTACTTTTGGAAAGGTTCTTATCGATAAGACAGCCATATCGGTTGGCTTAAGGGATCGGTTTACCTATGAATTTGATGGGATCCAGAATCTTAAGGACCTTCTTAATGAAAAAAAAGGCGGCGTACTTATCAGTGCTCATATCGGAAATTTTGAAATCGCGGAACATTTTTTTGCAGATATTGATTTCGATTGCCAGATTAATTTAGTGACTACGGATCAGGAAGTTACAGCCATTAAAGAATATATGGACAGTATTGCTGTTAAAAAGAGCAATATCAAATTTATTTACGTTAAAGATGATATGTCCCATATTTTCGATATCAATACCGCCTTATCTAAAAATGAGTTGATTTGCTTTACAGGAGATCGTTACTTTGAAGGCTCTAAATTCCTGGAAACCGAATTGCTGGGGAAAAGTGCCAAGTTTCCGGCAGGCCCGTTTCTTATTGCTTCCAGGTTAGGAGTGCCTGTGGTGTACGTTTATGTTATGAAAGAAAAGAATCTCCACTACCATTTATATGCAAGGGTTGCACACGTAAAAAAACGGGACGCTCAGGGGTTATTAAACTCTTATGTCGAGAATCTGGAGAATATGATTAAAAAATATCCGCTGCAATGGTTCAATTATTTTGATTTCTGGGATGATATTAATTAA
- a CDS encoding phosphopantetheine-binding protein: MEREKIVAIVNDFLVNEFEVDGDEINKDANLKTTLGLDSLDYIDMVVIIEANFGVKLGEADFKKMVTFDDFYNTIENKIANKNA, encoded by the coding sequence ATGGAAAGAGAAAAAATTGTTGCTATCGTTAATGATTTTTTAGTAAATGAATTTGAGGTAGATGGCGATGAGATAAACAAAGACGCTAACCTTAAAACAACTTTAGGTTTAGACAGTTTAGATTATATTGACATGGTTGTCATTATTGAGGCTAACTTCGGAGTGAAGTTAGGCGAAGCCGATTTTAAAAAGATGGTCACATTTGATGACTTCTACAACACTATTGAAAACAAAATAGCTAACAAAAACGCATAA
- a CDS encoding beta-ketoacyl-[acyl-carrier-protein] synthase family protein: MENRVVITGMGIYSCIGTSLEEVKESLYQGKSGIVLEKERKEFGYRSGLTGQVPKPDLKGLLNRRQRVSMGEESEYAYLATVDALKQAQVSDSFLEDHEVGILYGNDSVSQAVVEAIDIAREKKDTTLMGSGAIFKSMNSTVTMNLSTIFKLKGINLTISAACASGSHSLGLAYLMIKSGLQDMIVCGGAQETNKYSMASFDGLGVFSVKEDEPEKASRPFDSARDGLIPSGGAATLIVESLESAQRRGVPVLGEIIGYGFSSNGGHISTPNVDGPALAMDRALKQSGLSAKDIDYINAHATSTPIGDANEARAIYEIFGSEVPVSSTKSMTGHECWMAGASEVIYSMLMMENGFVAPNINLENPDEEAKRINLVSKTKNQKIDVFLSNSFGFGGTNSALIVKKFD; encoded by the coding sequence ATGGAAAATAGGGTTGTGATTACCGGAATGGGAATTTATTCTTGCATCGGAACTTCTTTAGAAGAGGTGAAAGAGTCCCTATATCAAGGCAAATCAGGGATCGTTCTGGAAAAGGAAAGAAAGGAATTCGGATACAGATCAGGGTTAACAGGACAAGTTCCTAAACCGGACCTTAAAGGTCTTCTGAACAGAAGACAGCGTGTAAGCATGGGAGAAGAAAGTGAATATGCTTATCTTGCTACAGTAGACGCCTTAAAACAGGCTCAGGTCAGCGACAGTTTTCTTGAAGATCATGAAGTAGGTATTTTGTATGGGAACGATAGCGTATCTCAGGCTGTAGTGGAAGCGATTGATATTGCCAGGGAAAAGAAGGATACTACATTGATGGGATCAGGTGCCATTTTCAAGTCTATGAACTCTACGGTGACTATGAATCTATCCACGATTTTTAAACTCAAAGGAATTAACCTTACCATCAGCGCAGCTTGTGCAAGCGGATCACATTCTCTGGGGCTTGCTTATCTGATGATCAAAAGCGGTCTGCAAGACATGATTGTTTGCGGCGGAGCTCAGGAGACCAATAAATACTCAATGGCCAGTTTTGATGGGCTGGGTGTTTTCTCTGTAAAGGAAGACGAACCTGAAAAGGCATCAAGACCTTTCGATTCTGCACGTGACGGATTGATCCCGAGTGGGGGAGCGGCGACCTTAATCGTCGAAAGCCTTGAATCTGCCCAAAGGAGGGGAGTTCCTGTTTTAGGAGAGATTATAGGATATGGTTTTTCTTCAAACGGGGGACATATTTCTACTCCTAATGTAGATGGTCCTGCTTTAGCAATGGACAGAGCTCTAAAACAATCCGGATTAAGTGCTAAAGATATAGACTACATCAATGCACACGCTACATCTACTCCGATAGGAGATGCTAATGAAGCACGTGCGATCTACGAGATTTTTGGCAGCGAAGTTCCGGTAAGCTCTACAAAATCAATGACAGGACATGAATGTTGGATGGCGGGAGCCAGCGAAGTGATTTATTCGATGCTGATGATGGAGAATGGTTTTGTAGCTCCGAACATCAATCTTGAAAATCCCGATGAAGAGGCAAAAAGGATAAATTTGGTATCTAAAACAAAAAATCAAAAAATTGACGTATTTTTGTCGAATTCTTTTGGGTTTGGGGGAACCAATTCGGCATTAATTGTAAAAAAATTTGATTAA